From Panicum hallii strain FIL2 chromosome 2, PHallii_v3.1, whole genome shotgun sequence, a single genomic window includes:
- the LOC112880470 gene encoding probable WRKY transcription factor 30: MESADGSNGGSGGLVVTELSHIKELVRQLDVHLGRSHDLCRHLTTQIFSITERSISIITASSGLDAGARKRCAAGDAGLASPFTATPTSDVADGPFKSTKKRKVMEKRKHQVRVSSPRGGAGENPVDDGHSWRKYGQKEILGTKHPRGYYRCTHRHSQGCLATKQVQRTDEDPTLFDVIYHGDHTCVQRPPAAAPAAAGQPEHNPDANSFLSLTAGLTVKTEGLPALAADREGWSATAPFYFSSTTPASVCPATAERSPFSAPSTSENWGVSPATSDSNHVASYLPFEDAEWRGQNELQEVVSALVAAGAPPAPAVDGLDELLDIDIASFFA; encoded by the exons ATGGAGAGCGCCGACGGCAGCAATGGAGGCAGCGGCGGGCTGGTGGTGACGGAGCTGAGCCACATCAAGGAGCTGGTGCGGCAGCTGGATGTGCACCTCGGCCGCTCGCACGACCTCTGCAGGCACCTCACCACGCAGATCTTCTCCATCACCGAGCGCTCCATCAGCATCATCACCGCCTCCTCCGGTCTCGACGCCGGCGCCCGGAAGCGGTGCGCCGCGGGGGATGCCGGGCTCGCCTCGCCCTTCACGGCGACGCCCACCAGCGACGTCGCCGACGGGCCTTTCAAGAGCACCAAGAAGAG GAAGgtgatggagaagaggaagcatCAGGTGAGGGTGAGCTCGCCCCGCGGAGGCGCCGGCGAGAACCCGGTGGACGACGGGCACAGCTGGAGGAAGTACGGCCAGAAGGAGATCCTTGGAACCAAGCACCCAAG GGGCTACTACCGCTGCACGCACCGCCACTCCCAGGGATGCTTGGCTACGAAGCAGGTGCAGCGCACCGACGAGGACCCGACGCTCTTCGACGTCATCTACCACGGCGACCACACCTGCGTTCagaggccgccggcggcggcaccggcAGCGGCAGGCCAGCCGGAGCACAACCCGGACGCGAACAGCTTCCTGAGCCTGACTGCGGGCCTCACGGTGAAGACCGAGGGGCTGCCGGCCCTGGCCGCGGACCGGGAGGGCTGGAGCGCCACCGCGCCGTTCTACTTCTCCTCcacgacgccggcgagcgtgtGCCCGGCGACGGCCGAGCGCAGCCCGTTCTCCGCGCCGTCGACGTCGGAGAACTGGGGCGTGTCCCCGGCGACCTCGGACTCGAACCACGTCGCCTCCTATCTGCCGTTCGAGGACGCCGAGTGGCGCGGGCAGAACGAGCTCCAGGAGGTGGTGTCCGCGCTCGTggccgccggcgcgccgccggcgcccgccgTGGACGGCCTCGACGAGCTCCTCGACATAGACATCGCGAGCTTCTTCGCGTGA